A single genomic interval of Methylobacterium bullatum harbors:
- the purB gene encoding Adenylosuccinate lyase — MLGASLIVPIRPTRGARMIARYSRPEMTAIWSPESRFRIWFEIEAHATTALAEIGVVPKEAADTIWERGRDAVFDVARIDAIEAVTKHDVIAFLTHLAEIVGPDARFVHQGMTSSDVLDTCFNVQLVRAADILIKDVDALLAAIKRRAFEHKLTPTIGRSHGIHAEPVTFGLKLAQAYAEFERARARLVAAREEVATCAISGAVGTFANIDPRVEEYVAKAMGLTPEPVSTQVIPRDRHAMFFATLGVVASSVERLSIEVRHLQRTEVLEAEEFFSEGQKGSSAMPHKRNPVLTENLTGLARMVRSFALPAMENVALWHERDISHSSVERMIGPDATVTLDFALGRLTGVIDKLLIYPEQMQRNLDKLGGLVHSQRVLLALTQAGVSREDAYRLVQRNAMPVWRSEGDFLTLLKADADVTASLSPEQIEECFDLGYHFKHVDTIFSRVFGTA; from the coding sequence ATGCTAGGCGCCAGCCTCATTGTCCCCATCCGTCCGACCCGAGGCGCCCGTATGATTGCCCGCTATAGCCGCCCCGAGATGACGGCGATCTGGTCTCCCGAGAGCCGCTTCCGCATCTGGTTCGAGATCGAGGCCCACGCCACCACGGCGCTGGCCGAGATCGGCGTGGTGCCCAAGGAGGCCGCCGATACGATCTGGGAGAGGGGCCGCGACGCGGTGTTCGACGTCGCCCGCATCGACGCCATCGAGGCGGTCACCAAGCATGACGTCATCGCCTTCCTGACGCATCTCGCCGAGATCGTCGGCCCCGATGCGCGGTTCGTGCACCAGGGCATGACCTCGTCGGACGTCCTCGACACCTGTTTCAACGTGCAGCTCGTCCGGGCCGCCGACATCCTGATCAAGGATGTCGATGCGTTGCTCGCCGCGATCAAGCGCCGGGCCTTCGAGCACAAGCTGACCCCGACCATCGGTCGCTCGCACGGCATCCATGCCGAGCCGGTGACCTTCGGCCTGAAGCTCGCCCAGGCCTATGCCGAGTTCGAGCGCGCCCGCGCCCGCCTCGTCGCCGCCCGCGAGGAAGTCGCCACCTGCGCGATCTCGGGCGCCGTCGGCACCTTCGCCAATATCGACCCACGCGTGGAAGAGTATGTCGCCAAGGCGATGGGCCTCACGCCCGAGCCGGTCTCGACGCAGGTCATCCCCCGCGACCGCCATGCCATGTTCTTCGCTACCCTGGGCGTCGTCGCGAGCTCGGTGGAGCGCCTTTCCATCGAGGTGCGCCACCTGCAGCGCACGGAAGTTCTGGAAGCGGAGGAGTTCTTCTCCGAGGGCCAGAAGGGCTCGTCGGCCATGCCGCACAAGCGCAATCCCGTGCTGACCGAAAACCTCACCGGCCTCGCCCGCATGGTGCGCTCCTTCGCGCTGCCCGCCATGGAGAACGTGGCGCTCTGGCACGAGCGCGACATCTCGCATTCCTCGGTGGAGCGCATGATCGGCCCCGACGCGACGGTGACCCTCGACTTCGCCCTGGGGCGGCTCACCGGCGTGATCGACAAGCTGCTGATCTACCCCGAGCAGATGCAGCGCAACCTCGACAAGCTCGGCGGCCTCGTCCACTCCCAGCGGGTGCTTCTGGCCCTGACGCAGGCGGGCGTGTCCCGCGAGGACGCGTATCGCCTGGTCCAGCGCAACGCCATGCCGGTCTGGCGCAGCGAAGGCGACTTCCTCACCCTGCTGAAGGCCGATGCGGACGTCACCGCGTCGCTGAGCCCGGAGCAGATCGAGGAGTGCTTTGACCTCGGCTACCATTTCAAACACGTGGACACGATTTTTTCGCGCGTCTTCGGTACGGCCTGA
- the dat gene encoding D-alanine aminotransferase, with protein sequence MSRIVYVNGEFVPFEAATVSIMDRGFLFADGIYEVSAVLGGRLVDNEAHLARLDRSLGEIGIRNPYPTEDWIRLETELVRRNGVDEGLVYMQVTRGAYERDFAFPPAETEPTVVMFTQAKTVARNPLAERGAKVITVPDIRWKRRDIKSVALLAQVLAKQEAARAGVAEAWMVEDGFVTEGSSSTAFIITGGKVVTRPLSTALLPGITRLAVMRLAEEAGLTIEERLFSVEEAFAAQEAFYTSASAFVMPVIDIDGRELGDGKPGALTKRLRALYLEMAGA encoded by the coding sequence ATGTCGCGCATCGTCTACGTCAACGGCGAGTTCGTGCCCTTCGAGGCGGCGACCGTATCGATCATGGACCGGGGCTTCCTGTTCGCGGACGGCATCTATGAAGTGTCGGCCGTCCTCGGTGGCCGTCTGGTGGACAACGAGGCGCATCTGGCCCGGCTCGACCGGTCGCTGGGCGAGATCGGCATTCGCAATCCCTACCCGACCGAAGACTGGATCCGGCTCGAGACCGAGCTGGTCCGCCGCAACGGCGTCGACGAGGGCCTCGTCTACATGCAGGTGACGCGGGGCGCCTACGAGCGGGACTTCGCCTTCCCGCCGGCCGAGACCGAACCCACCGTGGTAATGTTCACCCAGGCCAAGACCGTGGCCAGGAACCCACTGGCGGAGCGGGGCGCCAAGGTCATCACCGTCCCCGACATCCGCTGGAAGCGGCGCGACATCAAGTCGGTGGCGCTCCTCGCCCAGGTTCTGGCCAAGCAGGAAGCGGCCAGGGCCGGCGTCGCGGAGGCCTGGATGGTGGAGGACGGTTTCGTCACCGAAGGCTCCTCGTCCACCGCCTTCATCATCACCGGCGGAAAGGTGGTGACCCGCCCGCTTTCCACCGCCCTGCTGCCCGGCATCACGCGCCTCGCCGTCATGCGCCTTGCCGAGGAAGCCGGTCTGACAATCGAAGAGCGGCTGTTTTCCGTGGAGGAGGCGTTCGCCGCGCAGGAGGCCTTCTACACCAGCGCTTCCGCCTTCGTGATGCCCGTCATCGACATCGACGGGCGCGAACTGGGCGACGGCAAGCCGGGGGCGCTGACGAAGCGTCTGCGCGCACTGTATCTGGAGATGGCCGGAGCATAA
- the purA gene encoding Adenylosuccinate synthetase, translating to MANVVVVGAQWGDEGKGKIVDWLSEQADVVVRFQGGHNAGHTLVIDGVTYKLALLPSGVVRGGKLSVIGNGVVVDPWHLVDEIARLQAQGVEISPKTLRIADNATLILPLHRELDHFRETSNAGLKIGTTKRGIGPAYEDKVGRRAIRVVDLADESTLESKIERVLTHHNALRRGLGIDEVDAGALLAELKAIAPTILPYATTVWKLLDDERRAGKRILFEGAQGALLDVDHGTYPFVTSSNIVAAQAATGSGMGPSAIGYVLGIAKAYTTRVGEGPFPTELFDEIGETIGAKGREFGVNTGRKRRCGWFDAVLVRQTVRTSGIDGIALTKLDILDGFDAIKVCTGYRLDGQVLDHLPANQAAQAKVEPIYETIEGWSGTTAGARSWADLPAQAIKYVRRIEELIGAPVALLSTSPERNDTILMHNPFED from the coding sequence ATGGCGAACGTCGTCGTCGTGGGCGCCCAATGGGGCGACGAAGGCAAGGGTAAGATCGTCGATTGGCTCTCGGAGCAGGCCGACGTGGTGGTCCGCTTCCAGGGCGGTCACAATGCCGGGCACACGCTGGTCATCGACGGCGTGACCTACAAGCTCGCCCTGCTCCCGTCCGGCGTCGTCCGGGGCGGAAAGCTGTCGGTGATCGGCAACGGCGTCGTTGTCGATCCCTGGCACCTCGTGGACGAGATCGCCCGGCTTCAGGCCCAGGGCGTGGAAATCTCGCCCAAGACCCTGCGCATCGCCGACAACGCGACATTGATCCTGCCGCTTCACCGCGAACTCGACCACTTTCGCGAGACCTCGAATGCCGGCCTGAAGATCGGCACGACGAAGCGCGGCATCGGCCCCGCCTACGAGGACAAGGTCGGCCGCCGCGCCATCCGCGTGGTGGATCTGGCCGACGAGAGCACGCTGGAATCGAAGATCGAGCGAGTCCTCACCCACCACAACGCCCTGCGCCGGGGCCTCGGGATCGACGAGGTCGATGCCGGCGCGTTGCTCGCGGAACTGAAGGCGATCGCGCCGACGATCCTCCCCTACGCCACCACCGTGTGGAAGCTCCTCGACGACGAGCGCCGGGCGGGCAAGCGCATCCTGTTCGAAGGCGCGCAGGGTGCCCTCCTCGACGTCGATCACGGCACCTACCCGTTCGTCACCTCCTCGAACATCGTCGCCGCCCAGGCCGCCACCGGCTCCGGCATGGGGCCGTCGGCGATCGGCTATGTGCTCGGCATCGCCAAGGCCTATACGACCCGCGTCGGCGAGGGGCCGTTCCCCACCGAGCTCTTCGACGAGATCGGCGAGACGATCGGCGCCAAGGGCCGCGAGTTCGGCGTCAATACCGGGCGCAAGCGCCGCTGCGGCTGGTTCGACGCCGTCCTGGTGCGCCAGACCGTGCGGACCTCCGGCATCGACGGGATCGCCCTGACCAAGCTCGACATCCTGGACGGATTCGACGCAATCAAGGTCTGCACCGGCTATCGCCTCGACGGACAGGTGCTCGATCACCTCCCCGCCAACCAGGCGGCGCAGGCCAAGGTCGAGCCGATCTACGAGACCATCGAGGGCTGGTCCGGCACCACCGCCGGGGCACGCTCCTGGGCCGACCTCCCCGCTCAGGCGATCAAGTACGTGCGCCGGATCGAGGAGCTGATCGGAGCGCCGGTGGCACTGCTCTCCACGTCGCCGGAGCGCAACGACACCATCCTGATGCACAATCCCTTTGAGGATTGA
- the rpoH_1 gene encoding RNA polymerase sigma factor RpoH has product MAGALPVLATEGGLSRYLDEIRKFPMLEPNEEFTLAKNWREQGDRDAAHRLVTSHLRLVAKIAMGYRGYGLPIGEVVSEGNVGLMQAVKRFEPDKGFRLATYAMWWIKAAIQEYILRSWSLVKMGTTANQKKLFFNLRKAKGKISALDEGDLKPDQVAQIAVKLGVPEQDVIDMNRRLSGDTSLNAPLREEGEGEWQDWLVDNSPSQETVLAREEEGHNRLTALRDALSVLNPRERRIFEARRLADDPITLEDLSGEFGVSRERVRQIEVRAFEKIQEAVKRNLATREAPRAAAHA; this is encoded by the coding sequence ATGGCAGGCGCACTACCCGTGCTCGCCACCGAGGGTGGCCTTTCGCGCTACCTCGATGAAATCCGCAAGTTTCCGATGCTCGAGCCAAACGAGGAGTTCACGCTGGCCAAGAACTGGCGTGAGCAGGGCGACCGCGATGCGGCGCACCGCCTCGTCACCTCGCATCTGCGGCTCGTGGCGAAGATCGCTATGGGCTACCGTGGCTATGGCCTGCCGATCGGCGAGGTCGTGTCCGAGGGCAATGTCGGCCTGATGCAGGCCGTCAAGCGCTTCGAGCCGGACAAAGGCTTCCGCCTTGCCACCTATGCCATGTGGTGGATCAAGGCGGCGATCCAGGAATACATCCTGCGCTCGTGGTCGCTGGTGAAGATGGGCACCACCGCCAACCAGAAGAAGCTGTTCTTCAATCTCCGGAAGGCCAAAGGCAAGATTTCCGCCCTGGACGAGGGTGACCTCAAGCCGGATCAGGTGGCTCAGATCGCGGTCAAGCTCGGCGTGCCCGAGCAGGACGTGATCGACATGAACCGCCGACTCTCTGGCGACACCTCCCTCAACGCTCCCCTCCGCGAGGAAGGGGAGGGCGAGTGGCAGGATTGGCTGGTGGACAACAGCCCGAGCCAGGAGACCGTGCTTGCCCGCGAAGAGGAGGGCCATAACCGTCTGACCGCCTTGCGCGACGCGTTGTCGGTCCTCAATCCGCGCGAGCGCCGCATCTTCGAGGCTCGCCGTCTCGCCGACGACCCGATCACCCTCGAAGACCTGTCGGGTGAATTCGGGGTGTCACGCGAGCGCGTCCGCCAGATCGAGGTCCGTGCGTTCGAGAAGATCCAGGAAGCGGTCAAGCGCAACCTCGCCACCCGCGAGGCGCCACGGGCCGCCGCCCACGCCTGA
- the rluD gene encoding Ribosomal large subunit pseudouridine synthase D: MQEPQDRRVVLDLDAQAERIDRALARALPDVSRSRLQDLIRTGQVSKDGIVVLDLSLKVGAGAVLDVTIPAPVDATPVAESLDLVIVHEDDDLIVIDKPAGLVVHPAPGHDAGTLVNGLIAHCGESLSGIGGVRRPGIVHRLDKDTSGLLVVAKNDLAHKGLTAQFADHGRNGPLERAYLALTWGAPEPRLGTIDVELGRSQRNREKIAIMRPGEGRTAITHYVVEDILDAGTEVALVRCRLETGRTHQIRVHLSHRGHPLLGDAVYGNAFKTKAARLGPSARAALEALGRQALHAAILGFEHPRTGEVLRFESPIPPDMAALIAALRANERS; encoded by the coding sequence GTGCAAGAACCGCAGGACCGCCGCGTCGTCCTCGACCTGGACGCGCAGGCGGAGCGCATCGACAGGGCGCTCGCCCGCGCGCTGCCGGACGTGTCGCGTTCGCGGCTGCAGGACCTGATCCGCACCGGCCAGGTGAGCAAGGACGGGATCGTCGTCCTCGACCTGTCGCTGAAGGTCGGCGCGGGCGCCGTCCTCGACGTGACCATTCCCGCGCCGGTGGACGCGACGCCGGTGGCGGAGAGCCTCGATCTCGTCATCGTGCACGAGGACGACGACCTGATCGTCATCGACAAGCCGGCGGGGCTGGTGGTCCACCCGGCACCCGGCCACGATGCCGGAACCCTGGTGAACGGCCTCATCGCCCATTGCGGTGAAAGCCTGTCGGGCATCGGCGGCGTGCGGAGACCGGGGATCGTACATCGACTCGACAAGGACACGAGCGGTCTCCTCGTCGTCGCCAAGAACGATCTCGCCCATAAGGGGCTCACCGCGCAGTTCGCCGACCATGGCCGCAACGGGCCCCTGGAGCGCGCCTATCTCGCCCTGACCTGGGGAGCGCCGGAGCCCCGGCTGGGCACGATTGACGTCGAACTCGGACGCAGCCAGCGCAACCGCGAGAAGATCGCCATCATGCGCCCGGGCGAGGGGCGCACGGCGATCACGCATTACGTCGTGGAGGACATCCTGGATGCGGGGACCGAAGTCGCCCTGGTCCGGTGCCGGCTCGAGACCGGGCGGACCCACCAGATCCGCGTCCATCTGAGCCATCGCGGCCATCCGCTTCTCGGCGATGCGGTCTATGGCAACGCCTTCAAGACCAAGGCCGCTCGGCTCGGGCCGTCGGCGCGGGCCGCGCTGGAAGCGTTGGGCCGGCAGGCCCTCCATGCCGCCATTCTCGGCTTCGAACATCCCCGCACCGGGGAGGTCCTGCGCTTCGAGAGCCCGATCCCGCCGGACATGGCCGCCCTCATCGCCGCGCTGAGGGCGAACGAGCGATCCTAG
- the cpdA_2 gene encoding 3',5'-cyclic adenosine monophosphate phosphodiesterase CpdA, producing the protein MFRLAHLTDPHVGPIARPRLRQLLSKRATGYVNWRRGRSRHHDMEILAALVADLRTQPHDHVACTGDLCNIGLPSEWATARDFLQALGTPDTVSFVPGNHDAYVRGSLEGLLKACGAWTSGDDGTDGVFPYLRRRGPLALIGVSSAIPTKPFVASGRLGPPQIETVEAILTRLGREPEPPFRVVMIHHPPQPGGASPGRELKDAETFTAMIGRAGADLILHGHNHVGSISFVRGPDGTSVPVVGAPSASAVSHGGALHRRASYHVYGVTRADDRYVIEAKERGLTEAGTIADLRVLKLTRR; encoded by the coding sequence ATGTTCCGCCTCGCTCACCTCACCGATCCGCATGTCGGCCCCATCGCCCGTCCGCGCCTGCGCCAGCTTCTGAGCAAGCGGGCCACCGGCTACGTGAACTGGCGGCGCGGGCGCAGCCGGCACCACGACATGGAGATTCTCGCGGCGCTCGTGGCCGATCTGCGGACACAGCCCCACGATCACGTCGCCTGCACGGGGGACCTGTGCAACATCGGCTTGCCGAGCGAGTGGGCGACGGCCAGGGACTTTCTCCAAGCGCTCGGCACCCCGGACACGGTGAGCTTCGTTCCGGGCAATCACGACGCCTATGTGCGTGGCTCGCTCGAAGGTCTGTTGAAGGCCTGCGGCGCCTGGACCTCAGGTGACGACGGCACCGACGGGGTGTTTCCGTATCTCAGGCGGCGCGGTCCGCTCGCGCTCATCGGAGTGTCGTCGGCCATTCCGACGAAGCCCTTCGTCGCGAGCGGCCGGCTCGGCCCCCCTCAAATCGAGACCGTCGAAGCCATTTTGACACGCTTGGGCCGCGAGCCCGAACCGCCGTTTCGTGTGGTGATGATCCATCATCCGCCTCAGCCCGGCGGCGCATCGCCGGGGCGCGAACTGAAGGATGCGGAGACGTTCACGGCGATGATCGGTCGCGCCGGTGCGGACCTAATCCTGCACGGGCACAACCATGTGGGAAGCATCAGCTTCGTCCGCGGGCCAGACGGCACCAGCGTCCCCGTGGTCGGCGCTCCCTCGGCCTCGGCGGTGTCGCATGGCGGCGCGTTGCACCGCCGTGCGAGCTATCATGTCTATGGGGTGACCAGAGCGGACGACCGTTATGTCATCGAGGCCAAGGAACGCGGCCTGACGGAGGCCGGGACCATCGCCGACCTTCGGGTGTTGAAGCTGACGCGGCGATGA
- the waaA gene encoding 3-deoxy-D-manno-octulosonic acid transferase — translation MKTPPLTIALQAYRYGLYVGEPAVAGLLAWRSRKGKEDPGRLPERRGLAGRARPTGSLAWMHGASVGEVLSLVGLIDGMIARGFSVLVTTGTRSAAELIGRRLPAGAVHQYMPLDAPRWIERFIEHWQPDLALVAESEIWPNTVIALHQRGIPLLLVNGRMSERSFKGWARSPRTAEALLSRIAICLAQTKDDAERFERLGAPRVSIAGNLKYDSAVPPADEQQLAYLRDVVGDRPVWVAASTHPGEDVTVAEAHAALRARLPNLLTIVVPRHPHRGVDVAECATAVGLRSALRSRGGRPHGGVDLYVADTLGELGLFYRLAPLVFLGGSMTRRGGQNPIEPTRLGAAILHGPNVQNFAQVYRALDAAGGAMMVADARELAEAVGDLLLDTPRSRAMADAGNAALRPFEGAVERTLAILDPFIAQMKLTAMASS, via the coding sequence GTGAAGACGCCTCCCCTCACCATCGCCCTCCAGGCCTATCGCTACGGGCTCTATGTGGGTGAGCCGGCAGTGGCCGGCCTGCTGGCCTGGCGCTCGCGCAAGGGCAAGGAAGACCCCGGTCGCCTGCCCGAGCGCCGTGGCCTTGCCGGGCGAGCCCGCCCCACCGGTTCCCTCGCCTGGATGCACGGCGCCAGCGTCGGCGAGGTGCTCTCCCTCGTCGGATTGATCGACGGCATGATCGCCCGGGGTTTTAGTGTCCTCGTCACCACGGGAACCCGCAGCGCCGCCGAACTGATCGGCCGGCGCCTGCCGGCGGGCGCGGTGCATCAATACATGCCCCTCGACGCGCCGCGCTGGATCGAACGCTTCATCGAGCATTGGCAGCCGGACCTGGCGCTGGTGGCGGAATCGGAGATCTGGCCGAACACGGTCATCGCCCTGCACCAGCGCGGCATCCCCCTCCTCCTCGTCAACGGCCGGATGTCGGAACGCTCGTTCAAAGGCTGGGCGCGCTCGCCGCGCACGGCGGAGGCCCTGCTCTCCCGCATCGCCATCTGCCTCGCGCAGACCAAGGACGATGCCGAGCGCTTTGAACGGCTCGGCGCGCCGCGCGTGAGCATCGCCGGAAACCTCAAATACGATTCGGCCGTGCCCCCGGCGGACGAGCAGCAGCTCGCCTATCTGCGCGATGTCGTCGGCGACCGGCCGGTCTGGGTCGCGGCCAGCACCCATCCGGGCGAGGATGTCACGGTGGCCGAGGCCCACGCGGCCCTGAGGGCGAGACTGCCGAACCTCCTCACCATCGTCGTGCCGCGCCATCCCCACCGCGGCGTGGACGTCGCGGAATGCGCCACCGCCGTCGGCCTGCGGAGCGCCCTGCGCTCGCGCGGCGGCCGCCCCCATGGCGGCGTCGATCTCTACGTCGCCGATACGCTCGGGGAACTGGGGCTGTTCTACCGCCTCGCCCCGCTGGTGTTCCTCGGTGGCTCGATGACACGGCGCGGGGGCCAGAACCCGATCGAGCCGACCCGCCTCGGCGCGGCGATCCTGCACGGGCCGAACGTCCAGAACTTCGCCCAGGTCTATCGCGCCCTCGACGCGGCCGGTGGGGCGATGATGGTGGCGGATGCCCGGGAGCTGGCGGAAGCCGTGGGCGATCTCCTCCTCGACACGCCTCGATCCCGCGCCATGGCGGATGCCGGCAACGCCGCCCTACGGCCGTTCGAAGGGGCGGTGGAGCGAACGCTCGCGATTCTCGACCCCTTCATCGCCCAGATGAAGCTCACGGCCATGGCCAGCTCCTGA
- the lpxK gene encoding Tetraacyldisaccharide 4'-kinase, whose translation MRPPAFWDVPGHPLGRFLAPLGHLYGSRVAARMDRAGERAACPVICIGNFTLGGAGKTPTALAVAEMLRRIGVEPAFLTRGYGGRLAGPVAVDPTRHTSLDVGDEPLLLARGARTILARDRPEGSRLCRALGADVVVMDDGLQNPSLAKDLSLAVVDAGSGIGNGLAFPAGPLRAPLARQWRHVHGLVVIGEGAQGEALAAEAVSRGLLVHRGKLVPTAPTAVVGKPVLAFAGIGRPQKFFETLAQAGASVIETRTFPDHHPYGAADLAALAAWADALGAMLVTTEKDMVRLPADFAAGVTALGVILRFDDEGSLLAQLRRAGEAFNPATAPARPSASSPPPA comes from the coding sequence ATGCGACCCCCGGCTTTCTGGGATGTTCCCGGTCATCCCCTGGGTCGGTTCCTGGCGCCCCTCGGACATCTCTATGGCTCGCGCGTCGCCGCCCGCATGGACCGCGCGGGCGAGCGGGCGGCCTGCCCCGTCATCTGCATCGGCAACTTCACCCTGGGCGGGGCGGGCAAGACCCCCACCGCCCTCGCTGTGGCAGAGATGCTGAGGAGGATCGGCGTGGAGCCCGCCTTCCTGACCCGTGGGTATGGCGGGCGCCTTGCCGGCCCGGTGGCGGTGGATCCGACCCGGCACACCTCCCTGGACGTGGGCGACGAGCCGCTCCTCCTCGCACGTGGTGCCCGCACGATCCTCGCCCGGGACCGGCCCGAGGGGTCGAGGCTCTGCCGAGCTCTCGGTGCCGATGTGGTGGTGATGGATGACGGGCTTCAGAATCCGAGCCTCGCCAAGGATCTGTCCCTCGCGGTGGTCGATGCCGGCAGCGGCATCGGCAACGGCCTGGCCTTTCCCGCCGGCCCTTTACGGGCTCCGCTCGCGCGGCAATGGCGCCATGTCCACGGCCTCGTCGTCATCGGCGAAGGCGCCCAGGGCGAGGCATTGGCGGCAGAGGCGGTGTCGCGGGGGCTGCTGGTCCATCGGGGCAAGCTGGTTCCGACCGCGCCGACAGCCGTCGTGGGAAAGCCCGTGCTCGCTTTCGCCGGGATCGGTCGACCGCAGAAATTCTTCGAGACCCTGGCCCAGGCCGGGGCCAGCGTCATCGAGACCCGGACCTTTCCGGATCACCACCCCTATGGTGCAGCGGACCTCGCCGCGCTCGCGGCATGGGCCGACGCCCTGGGCGCGATGCTGGTGACGACGGAAAAGGACATGGTGCGCCTCCCGGCGGATTTCGCCGCCGGGGTGACGGCACTCGGCGTCATCCTTCGGTTCGACGACGAGGGGAGCCTTCTCGCCCAGCTGCGCCGCGCGGGCGAGGCGTTCAACCCGGCGACCGCCCCAGCTCGGCCAAGCGCTTCATCACCGCCTCCGGCGTGA